The following are encoded in a window of Halosolutus halophilus genomic DNA:
- a CDS encoding phosphomannomutase: protein MTLFGTAGIRGPVEEVTPSLALAVGQAAGDPGTTFVVGRDGRETGPALAAAMEAGLESAGADVRRVGVVPTPALAFASRGRRGVMLTASHNPPTDNGIKLFADGVEYDSDAERAIDDRVTGEARGLAPWDEWGEAHRLEILDRYRDAVVAYVRDRFGDGSEAGSPNERPLAGLSIAVDCGNGVGSLATPQVLDRLGANVVGVNASVDGHFSARPSKPTPETLAEFSDFLAAGAFDLGLAHDGDADRLVVLGPDGDVIHEDTVLAAVAAHYTAESDVDDPVVVTTPNASARIDEQVREAGGRVERVRLGALHEGIARERGGVDTEVVFAAEPWKHIHTAFGGWIDGVASAATVAALVADAGDTAALREPVTERPYRKVSVDCPDAAKTDVMATLETDLPDRFPEAAVDTDYGVRLEFDDASWLLVRPSGTEPYVRLYAESDDVDELVDQARSVVESVVTDADPQ, encoded by the coding sequence ATGACACTGTTCGGGACAGCAGGGATCCGGGGGCCAGTCGAGGAGGTTACACCGTCGCTCGCACTCGCGGTCGGGCAGGCGGCGGGCGACCCCGGAACGACGTTCGTCGTCGGCCGTGACGGCCGGGAGACGGGCCCAGCGCTCGCGGCTGCGATGGAAGCCGGCCTCGAGAGCGCCGGTGCGGACGTCCGCCGCGTCGGCGTCGTCCCGACGCCCGCACTCGCGTTCGCCTCGCGCGGTCGCCGGGGCGTGATGCTCACCGCGAGTCACAACCCGCCGACCGACAACGGGATCAAACTCTTCGCCGACGGCGTCGAGTACGACAGCGACGCCGAGCGGGCGATCGACGACCGCGTCACCGGCGAGGCCCGCGGACTCGCGCCGTGGGACGAGTGGGGCGAGGCACACCGGCTCGAAATCCTCGATCGATACCGCGACGCCGTCGTCGCGTATGTCCGCGATCGGTTCGGCGACGGGAGCGAGGCGGGGTCCCCGAACGAACGACCGCTCGCGGGGCTCTCGATCGCCGTCGACTGCGGGAACGGTGTGGGGTCGCTCGCAACGCCACAGGTCCTCGATCGGCTGGGAGCGAACGTGGTCGGCGTCAACGCGTCCGTCGACGGCCACTTCTCCGCCCGGCCGAGCAAACCGACTCCCGAGACGCTCGCCGAGTTCTCCGACTTCCTCGCGGCCGGCGCGTTCGACCTCGGACTGGCTCACGACGGGGACGCCGATCGGCTCGTCGTCCTCGGTCCCGACGGCGACGTGATCCACGAGGACACCGTCCTCGCCGCGGTGGCGGCCCACTACACGGCCGAGAGCGACGTCGACGATCCCGTCGTCGTCACCACCCCCAACGCCTCGGCCCGCATCGACGAGCAGGTCCGCGAGGCGGGCGGCCGCGTCGAGCGGGTGCGACTCGGGGCGCTCCACGAGGGGATCGCCAGAGAGCGCGGCGGCGTTGACACCGAGGTCGTCTTCGCCGCGGAGCCGTGGAAACACATTCACACCGCGTTCGGGGGTTGGATCGACGGCGTCGCGAGCGCCGCCACAGTCGCCGCGCTCGTCGCCGACGCGGGGGACACGGCGGCGCTCCGGGAACCGGTCACCGAACGTCCCTACCGGAAGGTTAGCGTCGACTGTCCGGACGCGGCCAAGACCGACGTCATGGCCACGCTCGAGACCGACCTGCCCGATCGGTTCCCCGAGGCGGCCGTCGACACCGACTACGGCGTTCGACTGGAGTTCGACGACGCGTCCTGGCTCCTCGTGCGCCCGAGCGGGACCGAACCGTACGTTCGGCTCTACGCCGAGAGCGACGATGTCGACGAACTGGTCGACCAGGCCCGTTCGGTCGTCGAGTCGGTGGTGACAGACGCCGATCCGCAGTGA
- a CDS encoding archaeal proteasome endopeptidase complex subunit alpha translates to MEPSSHQQAYDRGSTLFSPDGRLYQVEYAREAVERGSPSVGVTTDAGVVLAARKRLRSPLLESSSVEKIHLVDDHVAIASAGHAADARQLVDVARRTGQQHRVRYGEPIGIEALANQLADRIQTNTQRGGSRPYGAALLVGGVERRTDGSRPRLFEVDPSGTAYGWDAVAIGTDGDERTRFFEDRIGDAAGSERADRRWGTHTALEALQATVEDTLDPAALDVRSIDPESATVERISDAEIEGHLEEIAS, encoded by the coding sequence ATGGAGCCGAGCAGTCACCAGCAGGCATACGATCGGGGCAGTACCCTCTTTTCGCCCGACGGACGGCTCTACCAGGTCGAGTACGCACGGGAAGCCGTCGAACGGGGGTCACCGAGCGTCGGTGTGACGACCGACGCGGGGGTCGTCCTCGCGGCCCGAAAGCGACTCCGATCGCCGTTACTCGAGTCGTCGTCCGTCGAGAAGATTCACCTGGTCGACGATCACGTCGCGATCGCGTCGGCGGGACACGCCGCCGACGCTCGACAGCTCGTCGACGTCGCTCGCCGGACGGGCCAGCAACACCGGGTGCGATACGGGGAGCCGATCGGGATCGAGGCGCTCGCGAACCAGCTCGCCGATCGGATCCAGACGAACACCCAGCGCGGTGGCTCGCGTCCGTACGGTGCGGCGTTGCTCGTCGGTGGCGTCGAGCGGCGGACTGATGGCAGCCGACCGCGTCTGTTCGAGGTCGATCCCAGCGGAACCGCCTACGGCTGGGACGCGGTCGCGATCGGGACCGACGGGGACGAGCGAACCCGGTTCTTCGAGGACCGGATCGGCGACGCGGCGGGATCGGAACGCGCCGATCGCCGGTGGGGGACCCACACGGCGCTCGAGGCGCTCCAGGCGACGGTCGAGGACACGCTCGACCCGGCCGCGCTCGACGTCCGCTCGATCGATCCCGAATCGGCAACGGTCGAGAGAATTTCGGATGCCGAGATCGAGGGCCACCTCGAGGAAATCGCCTCGTAG
- a CDS encoding MaoC family dehydratase translates to MSHQNSGGSNFAAMTNAWTAMTRTLLQSATAANRAAVSAMLPASEDTNCADSDSVPASIPSIDHSSLDWQFDRTVDDPDQISVGDTVTFEKVLSDEDVRAFAHVSGDTNRLHLDEGFAADTRFGERIVHGTLVSGLISAALARLPGLTIYLSQDLEFSGPVGIGDRVSARVEIVEDLGNDQYRLETVIRNEDDDATVINGEAVVLIDDLPE, encoded by the coding sequence ATGTCACACCAGAACTCTGGGGGGAGTAACTTCGCTGCCATGACGAACGCGTGGACGGCGATGACCCGGACCCTCCTGCAGAGTGCGACGGCTGCGAACCGTGCTGCAGTCTCTGCCATGCTCCCCGCCTCCGAGGACACGAACTGTGCGGACAGCGACAGCGTTCCTGCGTCCATTCCCTCGATCGATCACTCGAGTCTCGACTGGCAGTTCGATCGGACCGTCGACGATCCGGATCAGATCAGCGTCGGCGACACCGTGACCTTCGAGAAGGTCCTTTCCGACGAGGACGTTCGCGCCTTCGCCCACGTCAGCGGCGACACGAATCGCCTCCACCTCGACGAGGGGTTCGCCGCCGACACGCGCTTCGGCGAGCGCATCGTCCACGGGACGCTCGTCTCCGGGTTGATCAGTGCGGCGCTGGCCCGACTCCCCGGACTCACGATCTACCTCTCGCAGGACCTCGAGTTCAGCGGGCCGGTCGGCATCGGCGATCGCGTCTCCGCACGCGTAGAAATCGTCGAGGACCTCGGCAACGACCAGTACCGTCTCGAGACGGTCATCCGCAACGAGGACGACGACGCGACGGTGATCAACGGCGAGGCCGTCGTGCTGATCGACGACCTGCCCGAGTAA
- a CDS encoding NAD(P)H-hydrate dehydratase codes for MITGERMAAVDENAAALGVPRKQLMESSGNAVARRIREIADPGDRIVVVAGRGNNGGDAFVAVRFLPEYDVTTLLLGRSAAIGTEIARENWDALQRAEYDTREVTDSSGVELPDCDVVVDAMLGTGITGELREPAATAARAINGSDATVLAVDVPSGFDADGGDRAANGVAADHVVTFHDEKPGLSDLDAEVTVADIGIPAAAERFVGPGDVRLARPADREGRPYVIGGGPYTGAPALAAQAALRAGAELSFVAAPESVAGEIQGYAEDLIVQSYENDVLTPDQVDDLVDTAERYDDVVVLGPGLGTADETLEAARTFLSTYTGPAVVDADALEIVPEIETDATLVCTPNRRELAGMGGPETDSLREAVDEIESFAADLGHVVLAKGAADVVTDGERTRISRSGTPGMKVGGTGDTLAGIVAALLEHADPLDAAAAAARVNGRAGERLAERDAHGFLASDLLAELPAVLWGETDE; via the coding sequence ATGATTACAGGCGAGCGGATGGCCGCAGTCGACGAGAACGCCGCCGCGCTCGGCGTGCCGCGAAAGCAGTTGATGGAGTCGAGCGGGAACGCCGTCGCCCGGCGGATCAGGGAGATCGCCGACCCCGGCGATCGGATCGTCGTCGTCGCGGGGCGCGGGAACAACGGCGGGGACGCGTTCGTCGCCGTCCGTTTTCTCCCCGAGTACGACGTGACGACGCTCTTGCTCGGCCGATCGGCCGCGATCGGGACGGAGATCGCCCGAGAGAACTGGGACGCCCTCCAGCGGGCGGAGTACGACACCCGGGAAGTGACCGACTCGAGCGGGGTCGAACTGCCGGACTGCGACGTCGTGGTGGACGCCATGCTCGGGACCGGGATCACCGGCGAGTTGCGCGAACCCGCCGCCACGGCGGCGCGGGCGATCAACGGGTCCGACGCGACCGTCCTCGCGGTCGACGTCCCCTCCGGGTTCGACGCGGACGGCGGCGACCGCGCCGCAAACGGCGTGGCGGCCGACCACGTCGTCACCTTCCACGACGAGAAGCCGGGCCTCTCCGATCTCGACGCCGAGGTGACCGTCGCTGACATCGGCATTCCGGCGGCGGCGGAACGCTTCGTCGGTCCCGGCGACGTTCGACTCGCCCGGCCCGCGGATCGCGAGGGCCGTCCGTACGTCATCGGCGGCGGTCCCTACACCGGGGCACCGGCGCTGGCCGCACAGGCCGCGCTGCGGGCCGGTGCGGAACTCTCCTTCGTCGCCGCACCCGAGTCGGTCGCGGGCGAGATCCAGGGCTACGCCGAGGACCTGATCGTCCAGTCCTACGAGAACGACGTCCTCACGCCGGACCAGGTCGACGACCTCGTCGACACGGCCGAGCGATACGACGACGTCGTCGTGCTCGGTCCCGGCCTCGGCACCGCGGACGAGACGCTCGAGGCCGCCCGCACGTTCCTCTCGACCTACACGGGACCGGCGGTCGTGGACGCCGACGCGCTGGAAATCGTGCCCGAGATCGAGACCGACGCGACGCTCGTCTGCACCCCGAACCGCCGGGAACTCGCGGGAATGGGCGGTCCCGAGACCGACTCCCTGCGCGAGGCGGTCGACGAAATCGAGTCCTTCGCGGCCGACCTCGGTCACGTCGTCCTCGCGAAGGGGGCCGCGGACGTCGTGACCGACGGCGAGCGAACGCGGATCAGCCGATCGGGCACGCCCGGAATGAAAGTCGGCGGGACCGGCGATACGCTCGCCGGCATCGTCGCCGCGCTGCTCGAGCACGCCGATCCGCTCGACGCCGCGGCGGCGGCCGCCCGCGTGAACGGCCGCGCGGGCGAACGACTGGCCGAGCGGGACGCGCACGGCTTCCTCGCGTCGGATCTGCTCGCGGAACTTCCCGCGGTCCTGTGGGGTGAGACGGATGAGTGA
- a CDS encoding poly(R)-hydroxyalkanoic acid synthase subunit PhaE → MADSQQPQAQNWNAFVEQWNEQFLETLEDNMEAQARFVESWSEAVGEVSEDTEISDGVEGYARAYETWMNASQQMVERMNDALEGEDVEIEEFRDVWLNTANEAFKEIMSTTAFAKMTGETVGDVLELQQQADEAAEETLHNLGFATEGDVVEVGDRLVELERRQHAVEQKLDRVLEHIEDEQ, encoded by the coding sequence ATGGCAGACTCACAGCAGCCCCAGGCGCAGAACTGGAACGCATTCGTCGAACAGTGGAACGAACAGTTCCTCGAGACGCTCGAGGACAACATGGAGGCCCAGGCCCGGTTCGTCGAGAGCTGGTCGGAAGCCGTCGGCGAGGTCAGCGAGGACACCGAGATTTCGGACGGCGTCGAGGGCTACGCCCGCGCCTACGAGACGTGGATGAACGCCTCCCAGCAGATGGTCGAGCGAATGAACGACGCCCTCGAGGGCGAAGACGTCGAGATCGAGGAGTTCCGTGACGTCTGGCTCAACACGGCCAACGAGGCGTTCAAGGAGATCATGTCGACGACGGCCTTCGCCAAGATGACCGGTGAAACCGTCGGCGACGTCCTCGAACTCCAGCAGCAGGCCGACGAAGCCGCCGAAGAGACGCTGCACAACCTCGGCTTCGCGACCGAGGGCGACGTCGTGGAGGTCGGCGATCGTCTCGTCGAACTCGAGCGTCGCCAACACGCCGTCGAGCAAAAACTCGACCGCGTCCTCGAACACATCGAAGACGAGCAATGA
- a CDS encoding beta-ketoacyl-ACP reductase produces MSMEGRTCVITGSARGIGRGIAEYLGEEGANVVVNYRSSEGPAHEAVDAIESAGGQAVAAQADVSVRDEVEHMHEVCHEAFGPADVLVNNAGITADEQFTDMTREEWDRVMDVNLGGMFNCTQVFYDDIWNAHEGRLINISSVVGKQGNFGQANYAAAKSGMFGFTRTIALELAKGGSTANCVAPGFTRTDMLESVPDKVLDRIIAGIPLERLAEVEDIAAVVQFLASEDSSYVTGEVIDVNGGMDL; encoded by the coding sequence ATGTCTATGGAGGGACGCACCTGTGTCATCACAGGTTCGGCACGTGGCATCGGACGGGGTATCGCGGAGTACCTCGGCGAAGAGGGGGCGAACGTGGTCGTCAACTACCGATCGTCTGAGGGGCCCGCCCACGAAGCCGTCGACGCGATCGAGTCGGCGGGAGGACAGGCAGTCGCGGCGCAGGCCGACGTCTCCGTACGCGATGAGGTCGAACACATGCACGAGGTCTGCCACGAGGCGTTCGGGCCCGCCGACGTACTGGTGAACAACGCCGGCATCACCGCGGACGAGCAGTTCACGGATATGACCCGCGAGGAGTGGGATCGCGTGATGGACGTCAACCTCGGCGGGATGTTCAACTGTACCCAGGTGTTCTACGACGACATCTGGAACGCCCACGAGGGGCGATTGATCAACATCTCCAGCGTCGTCGGCAAGCAGGGCAACTTCGGCCAGGCGAACTACGCCGCCGCCAAGAGCGGCATGTTCGGCTTCACCCGAACGATCGCGCTCGAACTCGCGAAAGGGGGGTCGACCGCCAACTGCGTCGCCCCCGGCTTCACGCGCACGGACATGCTCGAATCCGTCCCGGACAAGGTCCTCGATCGGATCATCGCCGGGATTCCGCTCGAGCGACTCGCCGAGGTCGAGGACATCGCGGCGGTCGTCCAGTTCCTCGCGAGCGAGGACTCCTCGTACGTCACCGGCGAAGTGATCGACGTCAACGGCGGCATGGACCTTTAG
- the moaC gene encoding cyclic pyranopterin monophosphate synthase MoaC: MSDDRSEPTADATDDGPERGTAADDLTHTTDEGDVQMVDVGDKPDSERRAVAAGEIHLQPSTIEAIREDRIGKGDVLATARVGAIQAVKHTWETIPMCHQIPITNVDTAFELRDDRVELEVAVETTGKTGCEMEALEGVTTGLNVVWDMVKAVEKDDDGQYPDTGIENVRVLEKEKRRRERSG, encoded by the coding sequence ATGAGTGACGACCGATCGGAGCCGACGGCGGACGCGACCGACGACGGTCCCGAACGCGGTACCGCGGCCGACGACCTCACCCACACCACCGACGAGGGCGACGTCCAGATGGTCGACGTCGGCGACAAACCCGACAGCGAGCGCCGGGCCGTCGCGGCCGGCGAAATCCACCTCCAGCCGTCGACGATCGAGGCGATCAGGGAAGACCGGATCGGGAAGGGTGACGTGCTCGCGACCGCTCGCGTCGGGGCGATCCAGGCCGTCAAACACACCTGGGAGACGATTCCGATGTGCCACCAGATCCCGATCACGAACGTCGACACCGCGTTCGAGTTGCGAGACGATCGGGTCGAACTCGAGGTAGCGGTCGAGACCACGGGGAAGACGGGCTGCGAGATGGAGGCCCTCGAGGGCGTCACGACGGGGCTGAACGTCGTCTGGGACATGGTCAAGGCCGTCGAGAAGGACGACGACGGCCAGTACCCCGATACCGGGATCGAGAACGTGCGGGTCCTAGAGAAGGAGAAACGTCGCCGAGAACGATCGGGATGA
- a CDS encoding AbrB/MazE/SpoVT family DNA-binding domain-containing protein has translation MTDDSDRSLWFPPAMFTEQMQEAGEQVAESQQEMMRKLMQASSSNPFESTSALGPMNMGTATFKARVQSGGRISIPGPEREALDIEEGDIVQTIVVPVKRNREDQS, from the coding sequence ATGACGGACGACTCCGACCGATCGCTCTGGTTCCCGCCTGCGATGTTCACCGAACAGATGCAGGAGGCAGGCGAGCAGGTCGCCGAATCCCAGCAGGAGATGATGCGGAAGCTGATGCAGGCGAGTTCCTCGAACCCGTTCGAGAGCACGTCGGCACTCGGCCCGATGAACATGGGAACGGCGACGTTCAAGGCTCGCGTCCAGAGCGGCGGTCGGATCAGCATTCCCGGCCCGGAACGGGAAGCCCTCGACATCGAAGAGGGAGATATCGTCCAGACGATTGTCGTGCCCGTCAAACGCAACCGAGAGGATCAATCATGA
- a CDS encoding proteasome subunit alpha, which yields MVTTGTTTLGAVGADGVVLAADTRASLGGQFVTNRTARKIAPVDDRTAVAFAGSVSDAQSFVRGLRAELRLYALRHDGSASIETAATVAGDLVRRGTYRILDLVLGGVDDEPAVYQIGPGGGVMRTEYAASGSGMQLAYGALEGAYESDLPLADLRETAARAVYSATERDTASGDGMTIATITGDDLEIEVFDAPGDAVAATTVSSAEGA from the coding sequence ATCGTCACGACCGGAACCACGACGCTCGGCGCCGTCGGTGCGGACGGGGTCGTCCTCGCCGCCGACACGCGAGCGAGCCTGGGCGGCCAGTTCGTGACGAATCGAACGGCTCGAAAGATCGCGCCCGTCGACGATCGGACGGCCGTCGCGTTCGCGGGGAGCGTCAGCGACGCGCAGTCGTTCGTTCGGGGGTTGCGCGCCGAACTCCGGCTGTACGCGTTACGCCACGACGGGTCGGCGTCGATCGAGACGGCGGCGACGGTCGCCGGCGATCTGGTTCGACGGGGGACCTACCGGATCCTCGATCTCGTCCTCGGCGGGGTCGACGACGAACCGGCGGTGTACCAGATCGGCCCCGGCGGCGGTGTCATGCGCACCGAGTACGCGGCGAGTGGCAGCGGAATGCAACTGGCGTACGGCGCCCTCGAAGGTGCCTACGAGTCCGACCTCCCGCTGGCCGACCTCCGGGAGACCGCTGCCAGAGCCGTTTACAGCGCGACCGAACGGGATACCGCCAGCGGTGACGGGATGACGATCGCGACGATCACCGGCGACGACCTCGAAATCGAGGTCTTCGACGCCCCAGGGGACGCCGTCGCGGCGACGACCGTTTCGAGCGCGGAGGGAGCCTGA
- the phaC gene encoding class III poly(R)-hydroxyalkanoic acid synthase subunit PhaC has translation MNNPYATVLDIQRQAWEGAADLADKSRVAPERTETLENVEVGQTPSEVVYEENKLRLLHYEPMTEEQHDIPILVVYALINKPYILDLQPDRSVVQTLLEAGFDVYLIDWGEPSKLDRSLTLDDYVTRYIDNCVDVVRERSGQDAINVLGYCMGGTKSAMYAALNPEKVENLALMAAGLCFAGDGGVLELWGAENYYDPEKVTETFDNVPAEFLDIGFALMDPIANNLTKYVRFYDNVEDEDFVENFARMERWLGEGIDVAGAAYEEFIEDIYQDNKLYENELHLNGKHVDITNIDMPVLQIVAEYDHLIPPEASKPFNEKITSDDTEIMEFATGHIGMSVSSRSHAELWPDVCDWFEARSSGDGETPAEPRESDAAPETSEPKTADAALAEDVAGDESGAEGLTDGSATVDRKADDLPGEARSDEEIAERAEDDVQEAPAEPGEMAVDEAIAEDVTDEEITEESADDLTDLTGVGQAYAEDLTEAGIETFDDLAAADVAELATETGISPSRIEDWIEQATNR, from the coding sequence ATGAACAACCCATACGCAACCGTTCTGGACATCCAGCGGCAGGCCTGGGAAGGTGCGGCCGACCTGGCCGACAAGAGCCGCGTCGCACCCGAGCGAACCGAAACGCTCGAGAACGTCGAGGTCGGCCAGACCCCGAGCGAGGTCGTCTACGAGGAGAACAAGCTCCGGCTCCTCCACTACGAGCCGATGACCGAGGAGCAACACGACATCCCGATTCTCGTCGTCTACGCGCTGATCAACAAGCCGTACATCCTCGACCTGCAGCCGGACCGATCGGTCGTCCAGACGCTGCTCGAGGCCGGCTTCGACGTCTACCTGATCGACTGGGGCGAGCCGTCCAAGCTCGATCGATCGCTCACCCTCGACGACTACGTTACCCGGTACATCGACAACTGCGTCGACGTCGTGCGCGAGCGCTCAGGCCAGGATGCGATCAACGTCCTCGGCTACTGTATGGGCGGCACCAAGTCGGCCATGTACGCCGCGCTCAACCCCGAGAAGGTCGAGAATCTCGCCCTGATGGCCGCCGGGCTGTGCTTCGCCGGCGACGGCGGCGTCCTCGAACTCTGGGGGGCCGAGAACTACTACGACCCGGAGAAGGTGACCGAAACCTTCGACAACGTCCCCGCGGAGTTCCTCGACATCGGGTTCGCGCTGATGGATCCGATCGCGAACAACCTGACGAAGTACGTCCGCTTCTACGACAACGTGGAGGACGAGGACTTCGTCGAGAACTTCGCCCGGATGGAGCGCTGGCTCGGCGAGGGGATCGACGTCGCCGGCGCCGCCTACGAGGAGTTCATCGAGGACATCTACCAGGACAACAAGCTGTACGAGAACGAACTCCACCTGAACGGCAAGCACGTCGACATCACCAACATCGACATGCCCGTCCTCCAGATCGTCGCGGAGTACGACCACCTCATCCCGCCGGAGGCCTCCAAGCCGTTCAACGAGAAGATCACCTCCGACGACACCGAGATCATGGAGTTCGCGACGGGTCACATCGGCATGTCCGTCTCCTCGCGGAGCCACGCCGAACTCTGGCCCGACGTCTGTGACTGGTTCGAGGCCCGATCGAGCGGGGACGGCGAAACACCGGCGGAGCCACGTGAATCCGACGCCGCGCCGGAGACGTCGGAGCCCAAAACGGCCGACGCAGCCCTCGCCGAAGACGTCGCGGGCGACGAGAGCGGTGCCGAGGGCCTGACCGACGGCAGCGCGACCGTCGATCGGAAGGCCGACGACCTCCCCGGTGAAGCGCGGTCCGACGAGGAGATCGCCGAACGCGCGGAAGACGACGTCCAGGAAGCGCCCGCGGAACCGGGCGAGATGGCCGTCGACGAGGCCATCGCCGAGGACGTCACCGACGAGGAGATCACCGAGGAGTCCGCGGACGACCTCACCGACCTCACCGGCGTCGGCCAGGCCTACGCGGAGGATCTCACCGAGGCCGGTATCGAGACGTTCGACGACCTCGCAGCCGCCGACGTCGCCGAACTCGCGACCGAAACGGGAATCTCGCCGAGCCGGATCGAGGACTGGATCGAGCAGGCGACGAACCGATAG
- a CDS encoding DUF7351 domain-containing protein, translated as MSFEDVDEPTIGSGDAGGPDSGATVQGPLDANPDRAERVSAPSDAFQALGNEIRLEILETVLAETRGTDAERVQFSTLFEETDVDTSAGFAYHLEQLVGPYLRKHDDGYELTYAGLQVARAIATGAYTHRVDHPPVPLSDACPFCDREALAARSTDNVVTIACRECERSLLRLGFPPSGLDAHGETFPEAFDRHHRHRLSLMHDGVCPECSGDVTARLVTPATAVADELPAELTDHVQAEFECGCCGTEVRCPVTLALLDHPAIVSFYHEHGQDVRNRPIWNVGHEWSETILSEEPLAVRVTATLGDDVLALYVGAGVDVVDVQRSAADA; from the coding sequence ATGTCGTTCGAGGACGTGGACGAGCCGACGATCGGATCTGGGGACGCCGGCGGTCCCGACTCGGGCGCGACGGTGCAGGGCCCGCTCGACGCGAACCCCGATCGAGCCGAGCGCGTCTCGGCACCCAGCGACGCCTTTCAGGCGCTCGGTAACGAGATCCGGCTAGAAATTCTCGAGACGGTGCTGGCGGAGACCCGGGGCACCGACGCGGAACGCGTCCAGTTCTCGACGCTGTTCGAGGAAACGGACGTCGACACGTCCGCCGGATTCGCCTACCACCTCGAGCAACTCGTCGGTCCCTACCTTCGAAAGCACGACGACGGGTACGAACTCACCTACGCCGGCCTGCAGGTCGCGAGAGCGATCGCGACCGGTGCGTACACGCACCGCGTCGATCATCCGCCCGTCCCCCTTTCGGACGCCTGTCCGTTCTGTGACCGGGAGGCCCTCGCCGCACGATCGACCGACAACGTCGTGACGATCGCCTGTCGCGAGTGTGAACGATCGCTGCTCCGACTCGGCTTTCCGCCGTCCGGACTCGATGCTCACGGCGAGACGTTTCCCGAGGCGTTCGATCGTCACCACCGGCATCGGCTCTCGCTCATGCACGACGGCGTCTGTCCGGAGTGTAGCGGCGACGTGACCGCCCGGCTGGTCACGCCCGCGACCGCCGTCGCCGACGAACTTCCGGCCGAACTCACGGATCACGTCCAGGCCGAATTCGAGTGTGGCTGCTGTGGCACCGAGGTCCGCTGTCCGGTGACGCTCGCGTTGCTCGACCATCCGGCGATCGTGTCGTTCTACCACGAACACGGGCAGGACGTCCGGAACCGGCCGATCTGGAACGTCGGTCACGAGTGGTCGGAAACGATCCTCTCGGAGGAGCCACTCGCAGTTCGCGTCACCGCAACGCTCGGGGACGACGTCCTCGCACTCTACGTCGGTGCGGGAGTGGACGTCGTCGACGTACAGCGATCGGCGGCCGACGCGTAG